The DNA segment AGAGGAAGTACCGGTAAAGATTTGGGTAGGTTTTCTTTATCCAATTTTTCTGGGCTTTCTGCAGTAGGTGGAAAGCTAAAGTTATTGTTATCTTCCTGAGAATCTAACCAAATGTCAGAAGGTATATGCATAAATCCTTTAAAAGATGACGAAATGTCTGTTTGAAAAAATAACTAAGTTACGCTCAAATAGTAGGCCAAACTTAAGATATTATTTGTATAAAAAAATAATACTTATTGAAATAAACGGATGAACTACAACAATTATTGTTTTTGTGTAGTTTGTGGGTGGTGAGAGGCGGGCAAAGGGTTGTATTTTCGTAGAACCTTCAAAACAGCGTCAAAATGTTTGGGAAATGGGGCTTCGCAGGTCATTAGTTCCTGCTTTACAGGATGTTCAAATGTTATAGAGCCGGCGTGGAGCAAAAAATGGTGGTTGATAGGATGTTCTTTTTCCAAGTTTCTATCTAAATGATATCGCTTTTTGAGTTTAGATAGAAAAATATCTACGCCGCCATAATCGGTATCTCCGATTATGGGGCACTGCAAATAAGCTAAATGGATTCTGATTTGGTGTTGTTTGCCCGTAATGGGTTCACAGCGAACCAATGTATAGTCATTGAAAAATTCAACGCTATCAAAGATTGTTGTAGCTTCTTTTCCTCTGTTTATATCTATTCTAACCAATCCGTTTCTTTGTATGGAAATAGCGGCTTCTACCTGCACCCGGTCAAACAAGTGCCTACCGGCAATGAGGGTGTAGTAATACTTAGTGATTTTTCGTTCCTGAAACTGTAATGCTATTGCTCGATAAACATCTTGATTAAGAGCAGCTATTATGACACCTGAGGTGGCTTTGTCTAAGCGGTGGCAGAGTTGTGCTTCTGGATATGTTTTTCGGATAAGTGCTAATAAGTCCGTTTGCTCCGGCTCATTTCTGTCTTTTAAGCTGGGAACTCCGGCTGGCTTATTCAAAATAAGCACATACTCATCTTGGTACAAGATATAGTCCGATAATTTCGGGAATTTTGTATGTGCCACAGATTGTTATTAGAAACATAGCCTCAAATGAGGCTTGTCAAGGTTTAAAATTAGCCTTTTATGCGGTTTTCAAAAAACAAAATAAATTCCGCGTTTTTTTTCGGCATCTTTTAGTGCTTGTAAAATACCTTTTTTATTGATAGTTCTGATTGCTTGAGTAGATACCTTAAGTACAATCCAAGCATTTTCTTCCGGTACGTAAAAACGTTTTGTCTGTAGATTGGGATAAAATTTACGTTTAGTGCGGTTATTCGCATAAGAAACGTTATTACCTGACACAGGCCTTTTACCGGTTAATTGACAAACTCGTGCCATAAATTCATTATTTTATAGTGGGCTGCAAAGTTCTTAGTTTTTGTTCAAAAAACCAATACTTTTTTCTAAAATCTAAAAAAACGTATGCTAATACCCAGATTGTGGCTTAGAAAGTATAAACGCTATAGTTTCGTTGGTCAATCATTATTGCAACCATAGCATTATGGTTTTCTGTTTTCTTGGAAAAGTAGGTAGGCCTCCTGACAAATATTCAGTTTTTGGCTCGTAGTAAGTTATTTACGCCTGCGCTATCTCCTAAGTTAGGTATTTACAGACGTGATAATTTTCTCTCTCAAAACAGCCAAAATTCCTGCTTTCTGCATTAGGCTTTCTGACTCTCAGCTCCGCAAAAGTTGTAATTTACAGTTGTTTATCGAAGTATTGTGAAAGAATGAAGCCGATATTATTTGAAAAAGGCTTGTATAGCTTCTGCCATTTCAGTTCGGTGGGTAAAGATGGCTCCATGTCCGGCATCTTGAAATACGTGCAATCTTGCGTTTGAAATATTATCTGCTAATAACTGGCTGTGCCGAAACGGGACTATAAAATCTTTCTTGGCTCCTAAAACAAGGGTGGGTATTTGAATTTGTTTTAAACAAGGTCGGTTGTCAAATTTAAAGATTTCTGCCCCTATTTCGATAATATTTTCTGGGTCGTTTTTTGCCAATGTGGATTTAAATTGTTTTAATGATTCTGGGTCTAAGGGTTTTCCGCCGGCAGCACCGGGAAAAACTAATTTTGCAAAATTTTTAACCCCTATTAAACTAAGCAGAATTGGCAGCCCCCGTTTTTCAATAGTACGCTCGTAAAAAGAGTCGTTCTTGTAAGCACTGGTACAACCCAACACTAATTTCAAAACTCTTTGTGGGTAATTTCGAACTATTATTTGGGAAATAAATCCTCCCATAGAATAGCCCATTAGGTTAAACTGCTGGATGTTTAGATTGTCTAAGGTTTCAATAACATCGGCGGCGAATTGGTCAAAATGAAAGGGTTTACGAATATTTACCGCTTCACCGTGCCCGCGTAAGTCCAGGGTTATTATGCGAAATTGTTTTTCTAAACGGGGAATAAGTGGGCGAAATAGGTTTCTATCTGCTCCATAACCGTGTAATAACACCAAGATGTTTTCACCCGACCCGTATTCACTAAAAGGTAACTGTGCCATTAGAATTTAATGCCAATAATTAAAATATCATCTGTTTGTTCAACGCTGCCGCGCCAATGTTCTATTTCTTTATCAATAACTTTTGCTTGTTCTGTAAGCGGGGTTTCTTGCAATCCCGTTAAGAGTAACTGCAAGCGACGAAAGGTATATTTTTTTTCTTGGTCGCCTACTAAACCAAATTGGTCTGTGATTCCGTCTGTAAAGATATAGAGAATGTCTCCGGGTTGTATATCAACAAGGTGCTTGGAGTAAGAACGTTCTCTATTTTGGAAAAGGCGGCCTCCAATGGGAAATTTATCCGATTTGTATTCCACTAAGTCTCCGTTACGCAAAATGTACATTGAGCGATTAGCACCGGAAAACTGGATTTGTTTATTTTCTATATCTATGATACACAGAGCTATATCCATTCCGTCATTAGATTCTGACCCTTCAGCGCCTTGTTTTAAAGTAGTACTCACGCGGAAGTTCATCATATCTAAAATTGCCTCTGTGTCAGCAATGTTATATTCATTTACTACCTGCCCTAGTATATTACTTCCAATAACGGA comes from the Bacteroidia bacterium genome and includes:
- a CDS encoding RluA family pseudouridine synthase; the protein is MAHTKFPKLSDYILYQDEYVLILNKPAGVPSLKDRNEPEQTDLLALIRKTYPEAQLCHRLDKATSGVIIAALNQDVYRAIALQFQERKITKYYYTLIAGRHLFDRVQVEAAISIQRNGLVRIDINRGKEATTIFDSVEFFNDYTLVRCEPITGKQHQIRIHLAYLQCPIIGDTDYGGVDIFLSKLKKRYHLDRNLEKEHPINHHFLLHAGSITFEHPVKQELMTCEAPFPKHFDAVLKVLRKYNPLPASHHPQTTQKQ
- the rpmB gene encoding 50S ribosomal protein L28, which produces MARVCQLTGKRPVSGNNVSYANNRTKRKFYPNLQTKRFYVPEENAWIVLKVSTQAIRTINKKGILQALKDAEKKRGIYFVF
- a CDS encoding alpha/beta hydrolase → MAQLPFSEYGSGENILVLLHGYGADRNLFRPLIPRLEKQFRIITLDLRGHGEAVNIRKPFHFDQFAADVIETLDNLNIQQFNLMGYSMGGFISQIIVRNYPQRVLKLVLGCTSAYKNDSFYERTIEKRGLPILLSLIGVKNFAKLVFPGAAGGKPLDPESLKQFKSTLAKNDPENIIEIGAEIFKFDNRPCLKQIQIPTLVLGAKKDFIVPFRHSQLLADNISNARLHVFQDAGHGAIFTHRTEMAEAIQAFFK